The Fusarium musae strain F31 chromosome 10, whole genome shotgun sequence DNA window TTCGCTGGTGTGAAAATCGACAAAGGATTGTTGTTGCAGATAGGGATGCGTTTCGAATTCGTGGGCGTAAGGGCGGATGGTGGCGATTTTGAGAAtggtcttgatatccttcGGCGCAAAGTTGGAAATGCCAATGTTGCGCGTTAATCCATCGCGCACGAGCTCCTCCATAGCCTTCCAGGTATCCACGATAGACGTGTCATTGTCGAGATCCTTAGTATCGGGAACCCAAGCAACGGGCCAGTGAATGAGGTACAGATCCAGGTACTCGACGCCCAGATTGGCGATAGACTTTTCGATGGCTTTGCGCACGAGAGCAGGCCGATGATCCGTGTTCCAAAGCTTACTCGTCACCCAAATCTTATCGCGCGACACGCCCGAAGCCCTGATGCCCTGcccaacctcctcctcatttCGGTAGATAGCAGCAGCGTCGAGGTGGCGATAGCCCGCCTTCAAAGCATATTCCACCGCATGCGCAACCTGTACTCCCATTAGCACATACTGCAGTCTCGCGAACCTCGTATCCGAACTCACATCTCCCTTCTTAGCCAACCAAGTCCCCAGTCCAAAGGCCGGAATCGGGTGGGTTTCGTTCCCTGTCTGCACAGCGGGGGAT harbors:
- a CDS encoding hypothetical protein (EggNog:ENOG41), which gives rise to MSFVRAFSFLTLVSVVTYTILSVATSLSGGSPAVQTGNETHPIPAFGLGTWLAKKGDVAHAVEYALKAGYRHLDAAAIYRNEEEVGQGIRASGVSRDKIWVTSKLWNTDHRPALVRKAIEKSIANLGVEYLDLYLIHWPVAWVPDTKDLDNDTSIVDTWKAMEELVRDGLTRNIGISNFAPKDIKTILKIATIRPYAHEFETHPYLQQQSFVDFHTSEDIKVIAYSPLANTNPTYNPDIPSILHDEFWTKLAASKNVTVAQTVLAWGQQRGTVVIPKSTHEKYIDENFGSQDITFTEGELKEVAKKDKKYRFLNPGKDWGVDLFEGLDGGSKKEEEDDRNEDL